The sequence below is a genomic window from Colias croceus chromosome 11, ilColCroc2.1.
GATGTGTAATCATTTATGTCGACGTTTAGCGTTATCTGTAAGCgaatttattatcaatattactGTCAATCGTCTTGTTATCGACATTTGATgcaaattgttttgttatctATAGTCTTAACTGGTACCGGTTCAAGTTAGTGAGGCGTAGTAAAAGTATGTTAATCACTCAaggtgtttatttatttgcattgCAAATTTCGGTCGCACTTTCATTAGGTTTTGCGTAAGCGACAGAGGAACgttcaatacatattttcgtaAACAAACTTTCTCATACATTATGAAAGAAAACTGCAAAACATGATACGTTAACTGCAACTACGGTTGTagtacaatgaaatttaataatctaGGTTGTCTTATCTTgcaaaatcaaattttaatgatcATCTTAGATTATACTAGACATAATTTCTAGTTGAGACTGGTTAATATCATGGTTCATTTTTTACAGTAATTTATGCACatgataaaaacaaaattatccttaagagcgtgtgtgccgagcacacgtatcagaagtgaaacttcttcggcaagattcaaagatttATAAAATCGCCACATTGAAAAAGAAGTTtctctttaataataattaatttacaactCATACATACCGGTTTCCTAGTAGGCGATACTTTGACGATCACGTGGGTCCATTCTGGATGTACTTCAAGTACATTATGCAAATTAATTGTTGCAAGTTTTCTTCTACCAAAGTCGGTTGCAGCGCCGCTCCAACGACTGAGTTCAGTTAGAGATGTCGCTGTTTTACTGTAATAATTATGGAAATTTGAACCTTATTCCTATATGGTTAAAGTTgatttcacaaaataattaataattgtactaAATCGTTATCtgttaaatttaagaatttgaacctttttaatctttattgtTAGAATTGGGGTTTCTTCTGCATTATTTATCTAAGTgtaatgaaacaaaaattgatatgatGTACCGCGAAAATAGAAGGAAAAATATTATCGTAAATggaaactatttaaaatagcCGTTGAATACTGTAGGTGAActcaataaaaagtaaatagccATTTCAACCGACTATATTATGGTGTTAATAAGCATAACTGGCAATACTGATAACATGAAAATGAGTGTATCGTCTATGCTTGGCGAATTATAATCATAGAATAAGTAATACCACAGTCTAAAAAATCATATGATTTTTATGCTGTGGTAATTTTATGggaatttaaaatacttaccaATACCTATACGTGCTATGAACATCCTTAGCGTTGCATCCGAAAAGCCAATCTTTATCATCCACGTTCACTGCTTCGACTGCCACGTATCGATTTTGTGGTAACGTCACTAGTCGTATCATCAAATATGTTGTTCTGAAAAAagagtgtttttttttatatattattatacagaaTTGTTTATTCTGAAAGTTTGATTTACgacttaaatttttttgtaacttgaattttatacatatacaacTCAGATTTTCttgaataacaaaaaaatttatagtttCCTACTTTTTGTAGTCACAACCCTTTTTAGTTTTCTATCCGTAAAGGTCTAGTCAAATTCGGATTAATAAAGGTACTACAGTCGGAGAATAACCATTAAAATCATCcgtttttataattagtaccacaagttattattctgtacCTGTACTTACATTTTATTCGTCCATACATGTAGATAAGACCGATCtattcaaattttatgtagtaggtacctaagctACCTATCCTTACTAATACTACGACCGatccattaaaattttatgtagtacctacctatcctTACTAATAGGTATAATGAACGGGAAAGTGTGTTTGGCTATTTGTTTGTAATTCTTTTACGTCGCAACGAAGCGATTTTATGTTATGATTTTTGTGTCTGGAGATAGACTGATAAAGCCTACTTTATAgcggataaaatattataaattttattaatattagaaaTTTGAGTTTGACACACACAACTCCATCAAGGGAACATTCTAAAATCGCTAAAATTACCTGAACTAAAATCATGTctgtaattttatctttattttatcaatcaagttaattttaggaaatatttCGATAAAGTACCTGTACTAGGTACTGCGCTTGAGTAAATAAATCCCTGGATAAGACTTGTCTATCTACGAGTtaggatattttattttaatttatctctTCATAATgggttataacttataactgATCCGATTGTTTATAGAACCACGCGGTAGTTATAAAACCAGCAGCTTTGCGAAAAGTAGCCTGTATACAATTCCGATCATTATCTGTGTACAATTGAAACATCATCAAAATCTAGAAGTTCTGTAGTATTTGTGTTATTgaacaacaaacatacatacaacgTCCTACAACCATTTTTGTAAccaacttttttaaattctaatttttttacaatacatttttttacaactgTATGAATATTATCAATGTGGGTATGTGTGTCATGGACGCTTTTATGTGAAGGATTACGCAAATAcctaaaataacaattattaatggtCATTCGTAGGGCATCTGGAGATGTGCCAGCATGTTTGAATAGACGTCATATTTGAACGTCATCAGtatttagatattaatttcaacTATTTCCTAcctttatttccttttttatgtcttatttgaataaaaaagtctatttttaaaatatcttagagcacttaaaataagttaatataaatgctaataaacttataaaatttgtaaggTCATATGCTTCGGAGATAAAAATAGCCGTTCGTTCTAAATAAAGTAACTTATACTATTGCTTGTAGTTTTGTAAACTGGAAGTGAGAAATTTCCAATGTCgaataagataaaaaattatatttgattaATTGTTCGATCTTCTTTACGATAAAGTAAGTCGATCATTTCGTATCTTTCAGGATTCTCTTTAATTCATATTGACACAATATTTCTGTAGCAAAATCGAACTTACTAAAATCGAAAAGAACCTACTAAATATGctcaaacaaattaatatttagttattttaaaaagactagaaaaaatactttttagaTTATAGGTACTTCAAAGAGGATTTCTAAGAAAGGAGATAATTCAAATTGCATTCTTATCAATTCTCTTTACTGTCATGTACTGAAGATACACGTAGATATTACCTGTCAATCTCAGGTCTCGATATCTGATACACTCTCCTATTATCTTCGTACCAGAAAGCATCAACATTCATGTTTACGGTTGCGCGCGAAATTCTCGTATTCAATGTCATTGATCTATTCGCCTGCAATGAGAATgtgatgataaaatatttttatgtcgcgcaaaataaacaatacctacgcgcaatatatttttacgctttaataaaacagatttatataattagtatatttagttatttaaactTTAGACCTTAAGTTATTGCTATTATAAGGGCATACTTCAAGCTATAAATGAAGCTAGTCAGGACTCAATTCAATTCTTGTCCTTACAGTGGCTCTGTAGTTCtgtattgaatttatattctaGAGTTGTAATGAGCTTTCGATTTTATATAGACTTTTAgaattaattatcaaaatatagtaTAGCCACAGTAATTCAGTTTTTAGGATTTCAGGCTTTAAAATTTCTTGTGGGGGCTTTAAGTGTACACCTACTTTAATCTTCTCTATGTGTCCGAACCTGTAAAATGCCTTAGAATTCTATTCTTGGAACTCATGAATTCTTGATTTATTCGTGTTGAATTCGGATCTCCCTATCATAAAGGGATGATGTTtcataatgaaatgaaatgcatttcttttaaaatagattaccTGAAAATATTGGCGTAATTTCGTTTTAATAAGTTCGCTGCTATCAGTGATTTGATCAGTCCTTGGGTCTACGATATCAAATAGATAACGGTTTATTGTCAACACTAACTGCTTGCACCACACCATGCTCACGTGATCTGGAGATACCCATACTCCGGGAATTGCTGtggtctaaaaataaaacataaataaatacatgacATTGTTATGAGCAGTAGTCGCAAAAAATTAAACCTTGCAGTTTATTTATGAGCAGTCTCCTTTCGATTCGCTACcgtttattcaaaaaataaacgaaaaaataACTCTTTATACAtatcaaatatatatataaaaaaaatatgtagacctacaatcaaataaaaaaatatacacttaAGTACACATCTGATATTTTTCGGTTTCTTACTAATCTctgaaatttaattagtaGTTCGAATTGGAACATTCTTGTACTAACAAATTGTTTCTACTagttaagtaatttataaattattaattaacacattttattattacttctCATGTTAATTAGTTCACATAGGTCAACCACATttgtacttaggtacataaagtgaatgaatgaattagCCATTCTATGGTAGTTCTATGttaacattcattcatttgtACTTACATAAAGTGAATCATTTTTAATGGAAATAACACTCAATATAAACTATGTAAGGTCTTAAAAATGAGATGtaactattaatttttcattagcTTTTAAtgcaattacaatttattcataatttcgtaaatatatataaacaaagtacttataaaaaaattgtttactgAATTAAGGTAAAAATGTGggtttaataaaacaaatataataaatgatttgaatgTATGTTAAtactactattatattatatggggcgagtatcataatatgtttacagttaaaattaaaaatttatttattataattttcttaagATTAACTGATAAAAACTAGGTTGGGGCCTTCATCtctgtaataatataaaaacatgtacatatctatatgtataaaacaataaattccCAGCATCatgttttaattatctatattatcaCTTTGAGTTCTACTAACTAGTTccttttttaaaaatgtatgtatataaaagaACTACTTACCACAGCATTAACATAACTATTGTTAGATGAAGCCAAACCAGCAGGCACCAACAGATCCCTTGGACCACTTCCAAGGCTTATAAGGAACTTCTTCTCGCTTACATATTTATGTGGTTTCACATATGCATTCCATTCCAATTCTATTAGTTTGTAATAGTCATTCATTGCAGTGTCAAAATTTACAATAGGTGCTTCCAAGGGTGCAGCCAATGTTATAGcaatatttgttgtatttataGTACTTGGATATGTTAATAATCTCTTTGCAATTAACCCTCCctaaaaatttaatctatattaaacaatgtgaataattatatgtattactaatttcatatattattatttctattgtttGTGTATTGAAGAAATACACGCAAATCACAATATAGAAAAATTGTTTGCAACTCACCATAGAATGGCCAATTAGTATTACAGAAGAAGGTATTAATTTAgtatatttatgatttttatataaactgaGTATTTTTGATACACAAGCTGCGGCAAATTGAGTTTGACTCTGTAGTACACCTCCATATAGACCGGAAAGCTCTTCATTGTAACTAACTGAAAATAGATTACTTTTaagaactttttattttaataatttttcatagatTTTAAGAGAGAGAACAATAAGAAGTGTTTACTTACTGGTGAAGTAATCAAAATGATTTTCATATCCTTTGGACAGCGCTTTTCTTAATGCTACAGATGCTAAAGATCGAGCTTGCATATGGCTCCCAGAATTTCCAGGTAAGAAAAGGACTGGTATACCATCAAACCTAAatgtagataattaataacacttatttaagttaaactatttccataaaattcttaatacttattagatttttataaatatttacttaccaCATCTTTCGCGCTTTTTCTGTAAACCTTCCTTCGCTATATGCATATAGTCCATATTGagggaaatttttattttcatcaagTGATATGcgctaaaataaaaacaattgtttCTACTTATTCATGATCTTTTACCAAATGGCTGattaatgtaatatatttaaaataaattaaatcatcaCAACCAGCTCTCTTCACTTACCACAAATTGAGGATATTCAAACATATATGTCAtgacacaataattatttttatcactgAAGTTCATGTTTAATATTcccaagaaatataataacagaAAAAGACATGATACAATTTGAAATGTACTGGCGGTAACCcacttaataaaattcatttttgaaatatgtGGTACGTATAAAATTACGTtggacataaaatatataccagTACGAAGTCAGTACGTTTATTTTACTCCTTCATTACAAAGTTCTTACAGACTACTACAATACATCTAATTCAACAAAGCACCCGAGTCATCTATTTccgtaaataatataaatattttgattctTCTCATATAAACTCCACACGATTGAAGTTATCAGGGCTGAGGCAttgtaagaaaattatttgaaaattgaaatttgaaatagttgaaattaataacatttgaCAATCAGCTGTACGTCACATTTGACAAATGACGATTGATGTGACATGCAACgcagataatattaaatcatttaCACAATATTCGTCTTCGCTGTGGTCTTCGCCATTCTACTCGTCACTGTcgaaacattatttattaaattgttaaaacgtgattaaaacattataaagtAAACGAATGTCACTAGCCATGATTCGCATCTGTTCCTAAGGTTGCACTCGTCGACGAGGACTGCatgtactatttttttttataatggtaatagggaagcgctCCACATCTCGTCTGATGTTAACacgatgttaagctgagatgtggtctaagatggaacgcgcttccctagaaggtacctgttcactctacgcttgaagacccccatattgtactcgtcggagAACACAGATTCAGGAAGCAAGTACATGCTTCATGTATTTGCGGGggtagataattaataatcatgCGTAGGTACTCACGGAAATTTAGacatagtatataataatatatttccataTTCGTACTAGTGCGTACTATCTCATCTGACAAGTAAATAAAGCTAGTTATGCGCTCCCCACAGGCGCTCCCTATTGTACtgtaaggctggttgcagagcttgaccgaccgtcagtgcgtaccgtcgctcggtcctgacgatacgcatcaacaattgtatgactatgacactaatccgcatgacaatacgcgtgcgtatggccagtctagctatgaacggttttatgaatttccatacatatgacaagcgcgactgacgtacgcactgatggtcggtcaagctctgcaaccagcctaaaaaGCTAGGTAGTTTGCGTACGAATACACACTCTAAGGGCGTATGCAGAAAGAAAGctggaaacttataagcgcttaccGGCGCTTGTCAGCGCTGGTAGCCCGCGCAGGAAAATACATGAACacgcgccgataagcgctgaACGGCGCCGACTAGTTCCGGCAAGCTTCAACACGCGCTTGTCAGCGCTGGGCGCTGCCATTTAAAATTTGTCTTGGTCTGCTTCAACCTGATTCCTTTGTGTAGAACGAACCAACGCTGACAAGCGCCGGTAAGCGCTATAAGTTTCAGGCTTTATTTCTGAATATGGCCTAAGCGCATACATGCGCAATTTCGTATGTGTTGCCGCCGGCGCCGGGTAGCTTGTGGGCAGCTCCTGCAGACAAATGTTCACACATGCGCATGTAGCCCACATATTCATCGCGCGCGCCTTCCCTCAGGTTCTCTGCCCAGGGAAGAAATATTACTAACggagaatataatatgaaagaaatatttcatatattttttttggaaaaagtagtttttgaagtgaaacttctttgggtACGTTgacagtaaaatttcaaggtcgcgtcatcgTAATAgggtcacgtcatggagtaaggcgacgtttttggtatctttgaaacttgccaaaaaagtttcacttctgtcATGTGCTAATGCTACCACGTTATAATCCGCTATACTCAATAAATAGGGACAAACACAGGACAAAAGAATGTATTATCATTTTGCCTTTCTAGTATTGTTAACTTACTCTGTGGCACAAAGTACATTATCTATATACGTGCGTGATACGTGCTCTGTGGGCACACTTGAAAATGacatttgttaattatttaatgtggCAGGTGGCTTgacattcattatttataggtactttattttaaaacgcaCGTTGAAACTTGAAATTTCTATAGTTACATATTAGCGGTGAAAAAATTAAGTTGTTTCTTGCATctacaacaaaataatacacaaaGAAAAGCATTTCACAAGTTGAAGTAAACAACACAGCTGTTACCGAATATAACACACATAAAAATTGTACTTTCTTCGATTGTTTACCATGGGTGCTTTATTTGTTATCATACAGTGCATTATTGTTTTTCCATTGGCATTCGTATGCCTTAGAGCATTATATCTTATCAGTACGATATACTCTCGTCGCGTCGGATTACATATTCACAACAGATCATTTCGGACGATTTTGTGCATTGGATCAGGTGGGCACACTACTGAGATGTTATCGCTCGTTGCAAGGATgaaattatacttatatacTCCACGTCTCTACGTTATGGCTGACTCCGACGAGAGGAGTGAAGTAAAAGTTCGTGAAATAGAAAGTCAGTATACTGACTACAAAATCGCCAAAATTCCTAGAAGTAGAAATGTAAATCAATCATATATATCGTCGGTGTTTACTACTATATATGCTACTCTAAGCGCCATACCAATAGTCTATAAATTTAAACCAGATTTAATTTTCTGTAATGGACCTGGCACCTGTATTCCTCTCTGTATGGTTGCATTTATTATGAGATGTCTTTATCTGGTAGATTGCAGGATTATCTTCATTGAAAGCCTATGTAGAGTGCGTAGTTTATCACTTACTGGAaagatattacaatatattgcAGATATTTTTGTAGTACAGTGGTTACAATTACACAAAGCTTGTATGGGAAGTTTATACTATGGAAGATTAACTTAAATTACTGTCACTATGATTTAAAAGAAAGCCTCAAATATAAAGTAAGTGTTATGTATTGCATGACTCATAATGCAAAGCATTTGAGTGCTCTATGATTGAAAAACTGTCACtggtataaaataattcaagatAATGGTACATGAAAAAATgtagaaatagaaataaaaaccaatcattcaatttttttaaacatgatACCTAGCTtgcataaattttaataattttgttttggaAGTGAAACTTCCCAAGACAttaagagtaaaatttcaaggtacCTAGTATGGCTATACCGTCACATCATGGAGTACAGTGAAGATTTTGGTATCTCTGAATCATGCcaatgaagtttcacttctggcatttgtgctcagcacacacacaatttttaattaggaTTACTATGATAGACTAGTATTGAAATAACTTCATTAAGTATTGTTGAAtagttgttttttattaataaattcgaaaaatttaaattatttccatTTTATCAATGAGCATTATGAGTCATGCAGTTTTGTATTTtctaattctttatttattcatgCATATGAAAATTAGTATAAGCATGtattaacttaattattaggtacaattattaatgtatgtaAAGTGATCTCAGTTATACTTAGAACTAATATTATTGTGatgtatgttatatttaaactgtatgggattttgaaataaaaccagtaaaattttataaatatagatgtATTCTTCATTCCATGGAAGTCACATCAATCAGATCAACATTATTCtatgtacaataataataattataatgttcttgtaataaatttccaacaatgtaaattgtaaatgcTTCAGTCTTCACAACATTTAAGTTGATTTTTAACCTCTTAACAATAATTGCCAATGATCCTATGATTGTTTACTACATTATCAGCagaatataacaaaacaaatgCTATTGTGTATCAACTTTATCAAACTTTATTACAGTTTTGTTgcattaacaaaaacaattataaataggAACCAAGAAAAAGTAGGAAGATCAAGgatgttaaaaaaacaataatatttaaagacaaagatttaaacacatttaaaacttaaataactaagtatttatgttaaaagtcgaacactgaaaataatattcgagataataaaataaataatgtatgttttagatttaaaacACATTCCATTATTTTAAGTGCCATTTGTATGAACCtatattaaatcattatttggaataactgtttttttatttttattataaggtTTTTTCCATCAACATTCTTCCACTGACttgtttacatttatattgcTATAAGAATCTCTTACTACTACACCACTGTACAAACCTTATTAATATAAGTCAACTCTTATAGGCTCATAACAATTGTATGCTTTGTATATTAACGTTTAGGCATTTTAATCACAGATGCAAGCCAATAAtcacttttttaagtttattaacaagattttaaGTATTCATTATTGATAATACTTATGTAAAGCAACGTTAAGtaaaatagttattataataacttatgCATGATATTAGGCACAGTATCTTACAATTATCAATTTTGAATTCATGTAAATAAGTTCATATTTCTTACTCTAATttacaatgtttaaattataacatcaTAACAACTGCccaacaataaatattttaggcaCATTAGAGAATACTATCAATAAGGTTGACTATCTTTAAAAAcataagtacaaagaaaaaataattaagtaggtatttccTAAGGCAAATTCATATGTATATTCTTCAAGGCTTGCTATCGTCAATAGAATTTGTTTGGTTGCTAGTTTCTTGTTTTGCGATTACATTCTTATCAATATGATATTTCTCATCATCTATAAGATACATTGCCTCATCATAAGTGGGTGGTGGAAGCTCTGAGCACGAAGGTTTGCTTGTGGCAGCATTAGCTATTAATGCATCATATGAAGGTGGCAAGGTCGCACTTGAAGCTGTCCGAGGCACTTGACCACTATAAGCCTGCTCTGCTTGTACAGTTGCCATGTCCTatagaaaatacataattagttTTGTCCTttctctttacattttttttatatatagaatttttaaataaaaattacaccataAAATTGTCAGTATATctcattaatttgtaattgtataaataaataacataaccATTACCAGCCAATCAATACCATACAGACATATTAGGTAAAAGGAAGTTCCTTTGACATTGAAATACAACTTTTTATCTTGATAAGTAATTATACATATGTGTGTGACATATTCAATGCACTGGTATTGGTAGCTTCTATTTACTGAATTAGTAAAAACATTTGTGAATGATAATACTTTTGGGTTAAGGTTAACACATATTTGTTCAgacaaaatataggtacaagaGATTATAGCATCGCGAGAATGTAGAATAACAGTACCGAATACGAACTTTCTATTGATGCCATTCATTTACACGTAAAATTCACACACTAAATTGGCCAAGTAATCTATGAACATGTACAACTTACTCTTATTATTGCACGCTGATGTAGGAGCATCTGAATTACACTCTTTCTTCGCAAATATAACATGCTTTTTACTGCAACCATCATTCctgaacaaataaatatggGTCCAACGAGCCACATGTGTcctaaattacttaaaatatagcCATCAGCATCACCAAGAGCAAGGACAGTTATAACTGTACCCACTGAAAATAAAACCATCGAAAGAACGAAATAGGAATAGCTGGTGCAGTCACATCTACCAAATCGCTGATCTTCATCCAAATCGAAATCACGATGCCGTAACCGATGTAAACGTTGTcgaataaatgggctatcaaatACTGTCGccattttagtatataaatcaaaatatcccGTTGaaccttattttaattttcaagcattattttttttcaaaacaacATATCACCAAGATCAAACGAAaacacttattaaaaattacacacTACACAGTACAGCAATCACTATGGATCTATGGATAGATCATagatgtttaatgttttatttttgcagaCTGCAGTCTGCAGATTGCAGAAGCTTGTTTTGTTGCCTGTTTATAATCGGACGAGTGTTactattttacattattagaGTCTGGCCAGCCAAAGCTGACTGCTGAACCCAGTAAAGGGcggcaaatttaaaaaatatggaccCTGGGTAACATCGGCTATAATAggaaaaaaacattttgataCTTTTGATAGGTATTCATAAAGGTGATCATAGTATATAGGTGCATTATGTATACAACACAGCAggaattaaacattattaaagtaaAGGATTTGAACCCTTTTCAACAAAACTGAGTACTGACAACTAACTACGCCGAAACGCCATGATGACATTCCATTGTGTGGCCGCTACAAAAAACACTGGGTTCAGCTTTGACTGGCCAGACTctaagagcgttttcacattatccgatccgatatcggatatcggacaccgatagccgatatccgatatcggagggaagtaaaatgtatgaaatatgtacctgtctttcacattgtccggtccgatatcggatatcggagccGACACCGATATGCCAGCGGCTATCGgacgataatgttcagtgttgccaactcaattttcgaaaaggcagtataccaacagcaaaaaagcactagtttgtgtattCTCAGTCTTATAGGGCgctaaatcttaaaaaaaattatttgcttTAACCTAAAACcctttctatattattttaggatGTCTTCAGTGTAATAAGAAAATGTGAACAAAGATTGTATcacttaataaatttatcatagGTACTACTTATGaacttttataaatgtatatagtgaaaaaatgactAATTAATGACTAGGTACgtcttgctaaaaatacatttaatagattttgAAAGGTAtttactaatatgtattactaaAACTATTAACTAATACTAGGTTGTAGTAggtattgatattaatttatttaatgtgttaACGTAATATATATACTATACAAATGACCGATATCaaactacatatttagtaa
It includes:
- the LOC123695473 gene encoding UDP-N-acetylglucosamine transferase subunit ALG14 homolog, translated to MGALFVIIQCIIVFPLAFVCLRALYLISTIYSRRVGLHIHNRSFRTILCIGSGGHTTEMLSLVARMKLYLYTPRLYVMADSDERSEVKVREIESQYTDYKIAKIPRSRNVNQSYISSVFTTIYATLSAIPIVYKFKPDLIFCNGPGTCIPLCMVAFIMRCLYLVDCRIIFIESLCRVRSLSLTGKILQYIADIFVVQWLQLHKACMGSLYYGRLT
- the LOC123695474 gene encoding uncharacterized protein LOC123695474; protein product: MATVFDSPFIRQRLHRLRHRDFDLDEDQRFGRCDCTSYSYFVLSMVLFSVGTVITVLALGDADGYILSNLGHMWLVGPIFICSGMMVAVKSMLYLRRKSVIQMLLHQRAIIRDMATVQAEQAYSGQVPRTASSATLPPSYDALIANAATSKPSCSELPPPTYDEAMYLIDDEKYHIDKNVIAKQETSNQTNSIDDSKP